In the genome of Bacteroides mediterraneensis, the window GTTGTGCCATCAAGATACCGTAGATGACCAAGGCGATGTTATTTCCTACCAGCATGGTGGAGATGAAATTGTTGGAATGTCGATAGAATACGGAGAGAATGTAAGACGACACATTGTTCGTCTTTTCCATCTCAAAACGTAGTTTATTGGAAGATACGAAGGCAATTTCCATTCCCGAAAAAAAAGCGGAAAATGCCATAGATATAAGTAACTGGATGATAAGTCCCATGATAAATGGTTTTATTGGGGAGTCCGTGTGCTGTCTGCTTGCACAGCGTTGTCTTCAACCGTAAAAATACCTGTATTGTTATAGATTTGATATTCAGTCATCTGTTGGTTGGATTCAAAGCCGTATCCTGTCAGTACCTTATCCACTTGTTCGATGCGGATAAATTTGTCTGAATAGATTTTCTCCTTGCCCTGATCCCAGAACATCAGTTCGGTATCAAATTTGTCGCCCCGTTGGCTTTGGATATGTACGTTTCCACGTAGTTCCCAAAGTTTCTTGGGCTCATAATAGTACGCCGTATCCGCTTTAATACTGGCATCTACATGAAAAAGACTGTCGAATTTTTCCAGATAGATTCCTTTCTCGAAAGCCCAGAAGGGAGGGTTCCTATGGCTGTAAATGAGCCATTCTGCCGTGATGATTTTATAGCGGATCATACCGGAGTCGGAAATGAGTGTAGTAACTCCTGTAGTGCGCATGTCGGGCAAAGAATCACTTTCTTTTACGGCAGCAGCCGTGTGTTGTTCTTTCTTGCCGCATGCAGGAACAAAAAGAAACATAACAGTTGCCCATGTGGCAACTGTTATGTTTATGAGTAGTTTATATATGTGCTTTTTGAATTTGGCTGACATATATTTATCTGATGGTTGTAGTTTCACCAATCCATCCGCCGATTGTGACAGAGTTACCTTTCTTCAAGCCCAGGAAGAAGAGGTCTTCATCTTTCGGAGTATGTCCGGCATACGTATTAATCAGTTTCTGAGCTTCTTCTGCTACACTTGGATCTACGCTCTTTGCGCGCTGCAATTTATCGATAGCGGCAAAATAAGTACATTTGTTCAATGCAGCTTCGTCACTCCAGTTAGGACTTGATGCGTACATTTGTGCAATCAGAATATAGGCTTTACCGTATTTGCTGTTGAAAGAAAGAGCCTTGTTTGCATATTGTTTTGCTTTGCTCAGCTGTTTCTTGCTGAACAATACTACAGCAGCGCTGTATGCATAATCAGCTTTCTTGTCTGCATCTTGTTCGAGTTCGATAGCCTGGTCAAAGTATTCCACACTCTTGTCCATGTCGCCTTTCTTGTAATACATGTAGGCACATCCGGCTGCTGTGGCAGCTGTCGGTTCAATGGCATGAGCAGCTTCAGAGGCGATGAAGTAAGCTTCTTCTTCTGTACATTTCAGCATTTGCATGACATTGATTACCTGTTTCAAGTATTCCAGGTTGTTTTTGTTCTGGCTTACTTTCGGGCCATAGATAGCCTGCAAATTTTCGCAGCTTGCCGCACCACTGTTGATGAAGTAGGCATCTACGTTGTCTTTGGCTGTTTTCAGTAATTTTTTGTCTCTTTCTTTAGTGGCAGCTTTCAATGCTTCTTCTGCATAGCCAGAAGTAGTCAGATAATCTTGGATGAATTGCTCTTTGTGCGTATCGTCACTTTTCAGCTTACGAGAGGACATATCCATCAAGTCCTGGAACATGAAGTAATCGGAAGTGGCTTTTTCCAAATCTACAGCTTCTTTAGTCATTTCATAAGCCTTATTCACATCAATGTTTGATCCAGAGAAAATGATGTAGTCATGTGCTTTCATACCGAGGATAGAACCTTTAGTGGTCGGAGTCTTTACAAGTTGGTTCAGACCATCGAGGTACTTGATTCGCTGATCATGCACGGCCATTAATTCGTCCAGATACTTCTTTTGTTGTGCAGCATCTTTTGAGCTGGCAATCAGGGCACGCAGGATTTTGGCACCGTTGGTGTAAGTGCTCACCTGAGCCAAAGGCGCTTCTGTAAATACAGCCATCCATGGCTTGTATGCGTCAACAAAGTTGTCAGTTTTTACATATTCACTGTAAATACTGATGTTTTGCAAACAGCGGAGACTGTCTTCTCCGTGTCCGAAACGAGAACCGTCTTCCACTCCTTTTTGAGCGAAAGTAGCTGTAGCGCTTAAAGATAACGCACACAGCATTGTAAACATTTTCATTTTCATCGTATGTAAGATTAGTTGTTCATTGTGTTTATTTTCATAATTAATTTACTCTCCATTTCATGAACCAGTGCTCGTTGAATGTCAGTCCTATCTTCAAGACGAGCCGGTTTTCTGACAGCATATCACTTACCGACGGTTTGGCATGAATGTATTGTCCGGTAATGCTTAATACAGTGTTTCGCTGATAGAGTTTCAAAGGTAGTCCAAATCCAAAGCTGACTCCATATTCTTTCGGTCCTTCCACCATATTCTGCGCGACGGGTATCTGGAGGTTGGAGTTTGCATAGTAAGCACCTACTCTATATCGTACGCGGCTGAAATAGTTTCGTCCGTATTCTTTAGGCAGGAATTCTGCCCCTACGGCTACTTTGGAGCGGTCTTGATATAAATTGGTTTGATTATTATACTTTACTCCGCTCCATTGTTGAAGTGTGTAATCTGCTTCTATGGTCAGATTTTTTTTATGTTTCCACGCTACTCCGGCTCCATATATATGAGGTATCCCATAAGAGTCATTAATCTGTTGTTCGTTTACTACGGAGTAATTGGTACCATTGGTGATTTGAGTACCTTGGGTATCATGTCCATTAAGTACATGTCCTAAACTGTAGGTGAGCCCTAAAGTAATCTCATTTCCTTTATTGATAGGCTGGGTATATTGGAGTCCAAAACTTGCATGGTAACTGCTGATTGATACTGTGTTATATGTAATGGTTTGGTCTCCTCCGTTACTGAGGGTTGCAGTAGTCTGGTATTTTAGCTTACCATACAAATAGCCGATATTGGCTCCAATTGACAGATGATCGAAAATCTTGAAGCCTAATCCTCCGAAGATTTGCTGCAGTCCTCCGTCGCCATAGAAGTTATTGGAAATTGTAACGTCGCTACTGTTTTCTATCGCTTTTGTCCGGGTAAAATTATATCCTACGGTAGAGAACGGAGTATATCCGATGGTCATTCCTAATCGGGGATGAAGTCTGAACTGCATGCCGATATAGTCAAAACTTGAGTTTTTTGCATTTGTCTTGTATTGTCCTTCTTGAAAATTTGAGCTTTTTAATGACATTCCCGCATCAAAAATGAAGGAGAGTGAATCTACAGCTGTATAAGACGCTGGATTCATGGCGTTTATGTGCTCGCTTGTTCTGAGTGCGTACCCTACACCTCCCATTGCCGCGTTGTTTGTGAAACTTTGGTCAAACATGTCGCCTAATCCATAACGCGTATAAGGTGAATTGGTGCTTATTTGTGCACTCGCAATCGTGGCACCTGCTAAAAACCATGAACCAACAAGTATCTTTTTACTTAACATTATAATTCAATATTCTGTTTAAACCTTTCAAAACTAAAAATCTATCTGCAAAGATGATACTTTTTAAATTTGTATCAAAAGAAAATTTATCTCCTCCAGTTAAAAAAACCAAAAGGTCTGGATATTTCTTTTGCAGAAGAGTGATATAGCCGATAATCTCAAACTCAATTCCTCTGATTACACCGGCTCGGATAGCTGTTTCTGTATCGAATCCGAATTCTGGTGTTTCCCCTTTTCTTTCAATTAGAGGAAGTTTATCACAGCAGGCATTCAATGTCTTGAAGCGGGTGTATATGCCCGGTGAAATATTGCCACCCCAATAGTTCCCTTCTGCGTCAATGAATTCATAGGTGAGGGCAGTGCCGGCATCGACTACCAGTAGATTTTTACCCGGAGCCAGATAATTTGCACCTACTACGGCTGCCAGTCTGTCCATGCCTAGCGTTTCTGGAGTTTTATATAAGTTGCGGATAGGAATGGGAGTCTGATGATTCAGTTCTATAATCTCAAACGGAACTCCCGCCAATTGGCGTCGTATGGTATTGCTAAGTGTGATGACCGATGCAATGATACCTCTTTTTATAGGATATTTGTTACATAACATTGACAGCCAGTCCAGTGAATGGTTGGAGCCTCTTAACACTTCCACCACTTTATCACCCTCGAATACTGCCAATTTCGCTACAGTATTGCCAATATCAATTACTAGATTCACTTTTGTCTGCTTTGTTTTGCTTGCAAAGTAAGATAAAATTTAGATATGAACATCAATAAAACTGATTATTTATTTCGCCGTTATGCAAGAATCCATGTATTTTTGCATGCGAAAAAGGATATTATGAAAATTATTCAGGTTCTGGCAGGAGTTCCTGCTGACTGATTGAGAGTATATTTAATTATGAAACGGAAGTTTGTATTTCTATTATGGCTGATAGGGCTGTTTCAATTGGCTTCTCCTATAAGGGCATATAGTGATGTCCGAACAGGGATAATGAAGTTTTCACAAAATGATAGCATTCAGCTTAGTTTATTGACTTGTGCGCCGGGTAATGAAATTTATGCACTTTTTGGGCATACCGCTATTCGTTATCAGAATTTCTCTCAAGGGGTAGATTGGGTTTTCAATTATGGTATGTTCAGTTTTAATACTCCTAATTTCATCTATCGCTTTGTGAAAGGAGAGACGGATTATCAGCTAGGTATTACGCCTTTTCCTTATTTTGAAGCGGAATATGCTTTGCGAGGTTCTTCAGTCTATCAGCAGGTCTTGAATCTGACTCCTTTGGAAAAACAAACGCTGTTGCGGTTGCTTCGGGATAATTATCTTCCGGAAAATAGAATCTATCGTTATAATTATTTTTATGATAATTGTACGACTCGTGCGCGCGATCAGATAGAAAAGAGCATTCAGGGAAAGGTGGTATATCCTTCTGTGAGTTGGACGAAGACGTTCCGTGGAATTGTACATGAATTTACGGTAAATTCTCCATGGGATGAATTAGGAATCGACCTGTGCCTGGGGGCGGAGGCTGATAAAGCGATTGATGCCAGAAAGCAGATGTTTGCACCTTTTTATATGCGCTACTTTGCGGATGGAGCTTATATTCAGGATAAGGACGGAAATACTCGTCCGTTCATTTTGCGTGAAGAAAAAATAGTGGATGTGTCGCCGGAAATCGAACCGCCTTTTGCCTTGACACCGATGGGGGCAGGTGCATTGTTTTTGTTCTTAAACGTGCTGGTTGCTTTCTGGCAGTGGAGGAAAAAGTGTATATTCTGGGGTTGGGATGTCGTGTTATATGCTGCGCAAGGAATTGCGGGATGTATCATCGCTTTCTTGTTTTTTGTATCCTCTCATCCGACGGTAGGCTCGAACTGGCTTCTGATTTTGTTTAATCCGATACCTTTGTTTTATCTTCCTTTCATGGTTTATCGAGATATAAAACGTAAAAAGGACTTGTATCATTTGATTAATCTTGTGTATTTAACACTTTTTATGCTGTTATTCCTGTTTTTACCGCAAAAATTTAATTTAACAGTATTACCTTTGGCACTCGGTTTGCTGGTAA includes:
- the lptC gene encoding LPS export ABC transporter periplasmic protein LptC codes for the protein MSAKFKKHIYKLLINITVATWATVMFLFVPACGKKEQHTAAAVKESDSLPDMRTTGVTTLISDSGMIRYKIITAEWLIYSHRNPPFWAFEKGIYLEKFDSLFHVDASIKADTAYYYEPKKLWELRGNVHIQSQRGDKFDTELMFWDQGKEKIYSDKFIRIEQVDKVLTGYGFESNQQMTEYQIYNNTGIFTVEDNAVQADSTRTPQ
- a CDS encoding type III pantothenate kinase; the protein is MNLVIDIGNTVAKLAVFEGDKVVEVLRGSNHSLDWLSMLCNKYPIKRGIIASVITLSNTIRRQLAGVPFEIIELNHQTPIPIRNLYKTPETLGMDRLAAVVGANYLAPGKNLLVVDAGTALTYEFIDAEGNYWGGNISPGIYTRFKTLNACCDKLPLIERKGETPEFGFDTETAIRAGVIRGIEFEIIGYITLLQKKYPDLLVFLTGGDKFSFDTNLKSIIFADRFLVLKGLNRILNYNVK
- a CDS encoding lipopolysaccharide assembly protein LapB, whose protein sequence is MKMKMFTMLCALSLSATATFAQKGVEDGSRFGHGEDSLRCLQNISIYSEYVKTDNFVDAYKPWMAVFTEAPLAQVSTYTNGAKILRALIASSKDAAQQKKYLDELMAVHDQRIKYLDGLNQLVKTPTTKGSILGMKAHDYIIFSGSNIDVNKAYEMTKEAVDLEKATSDYFMFQDLMDMSSRKLKSDDTHKEQFIQDYLTTSGYAEEALKAATKERDKKLLKTAKDNVDAYFINSGAASCENLQAIYGPKVSQNKNNLEYLKQVINVMQMLKCTEEEAYFIASEAAHAIEPTAATAAGCAYMYYKKGDMDKSVEYFDQAIELEQDADKKADYAYSAAVVLFSKKQLSKAKQYANKALSFNSKYGKAYILIAQMYASSPNWSDEAALNKCTYFAAIDKLQRAKSVDPSVAEEAQKLINTYAGHTPKDEDLFFLGLKKGNSVTIGGWIGETTTIR
- a CDS encoding DUF4105 domain-containing protein gives rise to the protein MKRKFVFLLWLIGLFQLASPIRAYSDVRTGIMKFSQNDSIQLSLLTCAPGNEIYALFGHTAIRYQNFSQGVDWVFNYGMFSFNTPNFIYRFVKGETDYQLGITPFPYFEAEYALRGSSVYQQVLNLTPLEKQTLLRLLRDNYLPENRIYRYNYFYDNCTTRARDQIEKSIQGKVVYPSVSWTKTFRGIVHEFTVNSPWDELGIDLCLGAEADKAIDARKQMFAPFYMRYFADGAYIQDKDGNTRPFILREEKIVDVSPEIEPPFALTPMGAGALFLFLNVLVAFWQWRKKCIFWGWDVVLYAAQGIAGCIIAFLFFVSSHPTVGSNWLLILFNPIPLFYLPFMVYRDIKRKKDLYHLINLVYLTLFMLLFLFLPQKFNLTVLPLALGLLVNAASHVLVLNKRQ